The following DNA comes from Chrysemys picta bellii isolate R12L10 chromosome 25, ASM1138683v2, whole genome shotgun sequence.
TTTGTCCTTCAGCATTTTCCATGTGAAATCAAAAGGAAGCTGGAGAAAGAAAGCAGTCACTCACTGAGAATCTGTTCCATAGTTAATCAATATAATAATAAAGAGTTGCTAGCACCGAAGTATAAAATGCATAGAACACATAGCATTGCACTGTCCGCACTTACAGGTGTGGAGGGTTGTGTGTCCAGTTAGTAGCAATTAAATGAAAGATTTTTCTACTCAGACCTTATAACTGTCCCATGCAGCATTAATACATTTGATGGAGACTACACAAATACTTAAGATAGTCTAACTGAAGCCATCAAAATGTGCAACAACTTAGTACTAGCATTTCTTCATCCTCTAAGCACCAACACAAGAGTTCTGTGCAGTTATTTAGATTATGAAAGGGTTACTCACATTTCTCACAAATATCTGGCAGGCTTTTCTGGCCACCCCAGCTGCAGGTCCTCCGGTTCCTCCAAGAGTGCCTGCAAAACTGCCTGCGAAGTTTCCACGATCCATGTCCATTGTTCTTTCAAAACTGCTTCCCATTGCAAGTCCCATCCGATCTATAcctgcccccattccctgccccatggTAGGCCCCATTCTCTCCATATTAGTGGCCCCCATGCGATCCAATCCCATTCTGTCCATACTAGTGGCCCCCATGCGATCCAATCCCATTCTGTCCATACTTGTGGCCCCCATGCGATCTAGTCCAGTTGGCATTCTATCTATAACTTGACCCATTCCAGTTCCCATTCCAGCAGGTACCATACGATCCATACTTAGACCCATCCTATCCATGCCAGAACCCATGCGATCTACTCCTGAGCCCATTCTGTCCATAGTGGTACTAACACGATCAATAGCAGTACCCATTCTATCAATACCAAAACCTATTCCAGAACCCATTCTTTCTATACCAGAACCCATTCGCTCAATGGTTGGGCCCATTCTGTCAATGCTGGAAGCTATGTGGTCTATGCCCAGAGGGGCCATTCGATCAATTCCTGGGGCCATTCGATCTACATTAGAACCCATGCGATCCAAAACAAGACCCATTCGATCTATTTCAGACCCTACTCTCTCCATCCCATGTCCCATCCCAGAAGGTATTCTTTCTATTCCCGCACCCAGACGATCAATGCCGGGTGCCATCCTCTCAATTCCAGGAATGCTGGCACTTCCACCTAGAACACAATACATTAAGATGTCATTACCTGTGATCGTGTGAAGAGGATATTAAATTTGATGCACCTGGATATTCTTGATGTTTGAAACTGTACAATTTGTTAGTGTACAGTAGTGTGTGTATTCTGTAGTTGCAGATTCTGAAGCAGAACTGTGCTTGAGAACCTAGGgcggttttttttttaatgagaagtCAAGTTTCTAGCTCTTACAAATAAAGCTTTCAAATGTGAACCAAGTGTAAAGAGATGCAGCGTTTGAAGCCGGCAAATTCAAGAGAACAGTTGTTGGATTTGTGTTCACAGCTCACATCAACAATTTAAGTGTAATTTCAGCTGTCAAAATGTAAGCCTGCTCAAACACTAGCAGATATTGGGGTTGGGCAGTGAGGTTGCTAGTTGCTGGGAGTAAACTGAGTTCAAGACCCTTCTCCCAAAAGGATCGGAATAGACTCTGCTTCTGCCAGCCAGAAGTGGTAAAGAGATGCAAGCCAAGAGTTTTAGCTTTTTCCTGGTGCCAAAACCAACAGATTCCAGTGCAATTATTCACTGCCAAGGCAAAAGCCTGCAGTATATTTAGCTTTTTAATGTGGAGAGaagcaaaacaatattttaacTATTTCTTTGATTTGAGTGTACTGATCGTATCATTGCCATGCATTCCTCCATTTCTGAACACTCCTAAATCTGCTACAGAATTGTGTCCGTTACAGAAACCAGATCATTTGGGTGTCACTTACTATGGAATACAGGGCCTCATTAGTTGAGTTTATAGAGAACtaaattactttttaaagttCTGTATGTTGCCAAGTGTATATTAGGGTTGCAACCAAGGCCTAGTTTTGTCACCAATAATTTATGCTTGGAAAATCTGTTTGGCCTGAAAAGTGTCAGGTTTATTGTTAACACTAGTGACAAGTTTTCTACAAACAGGAGTATAATTTCAGTTACCATCCATGTCTAAAGTTTCTTTGAGCACATCTAGCCCCAAAAATCAGCTATGCCACTCCAAAACTTTCCCTCATCTCCTTGAAAAGATGTGctagaaagcaagctgtgattaaCTTAACAATTGTTTGACTTTTGGCAACTGTCTGAGCAGGATTAGGCACTATCTTATGCATTTGTGTGAGCATGCTGCCATCTATTGAGCAACTGTAGCTTAACAAAGAACATATGGTATTTATACTGCTGACAGCGGACATCTTCAGCTCATGCCTAGGGAGTAGTGTCAGATAGCAGGTGTTTTATTATGAAGGGATAAGCGCTTGGTATTTAAATGTTGCATGCTCATTTGTATCTTAAGACATTTGAACCCCACTGTGActcaaaaaggggaaaaaaggcatgTTTGGGCTCACGCTCATTTACAACTTCCCAATATTTCTGAAGAATGATTATGTACGAGATGCTGATGTAGTCTGACATTTTTGCAAACAGTGCTGACATCATAGTACACCACAAAATTTGAACAGTAATAAAAGGGCCTGAAGTTTATTTGGACTCGCTTTCTGGGCTTGAGGTGCAAATGTGGTACAGATAGCACAACGTGCCGGGGAATGGTTCTCCCTGAATCATTTTAGACATCCGATAGGTGCGTGAGATGCCAGCTGCACCGCTTGAATTAGTGTTTCTTCACACTGGGATCGTGCATACTGAACAATAAAGCTGCCCTTAAATTTACAATCCAGTCTAAATCTAAACTAAACATTCTAAAAACTGACTACTAACTATAAAACTTCAACTAACATAACCTAAGGTAAAGGCAGTACATAGGTGGATCAGAGTGGTTCAAATCCTTTCACTGATGTGGTTAGCAGGTAGATTTTAAACAACATGAActaatttaaaatgaagattgGTTACTTGTAACCAGAGTTCTCTGACAGCAGAAAAACTAGGGTATTTTAATTTGGACTCCATAGGAATAGGGAAAGGGTGTTGGggtgtgaatatgcagagtccatctcaaagaactccaattACAAGTAACCTATCTTAATTTCTTCAAGTCTCCTCTGCGTATTCCCACTCTCGGGACAGTCTGGCAACCAACATAGTAAATTGGATGGAGCGATGTGGAGTTCTACTGGCACAAGGATTGGAGTACCGATCTACCACGCTGGGACTGGATGCCATATCCAATGCATAATAGGTTATGAAAGTGTGAAATGATTTCCATATACCAGCTCTGTATATCTCAAAATAAGGGGAatgtgtttataaaaaaaaaaaaaaaaaaaaaagtagattcTACTAGAGCCATAACAATGAGCTCTAAATGGACTAGGATGGACACTCTAAATGGACACTCAAAAATCTCATTGTTATATCATTAGAAAATATAGAACGGTTGTCCATGTGAGGATGGAAAGCGGATATTGCTAATAAGTGAGAACTAATTGCCAAACCCTGATGTTTTAGGTGCAGTAAGTTATCCACGAGATGCTGAATTGAAGACTGCATTGGCAAAAGACCAGATGGAAAAACACTTCCACTTCAACATGGTGGAGGACTTTCTACTATTCAACAAGTCATTTGCTTGGAGCAAGTTCACAGGCTTGTCTGGGATTTTAGCCATAGAGCATCCAGGCTGTTAATTTAAGTTCCTGCCCATAGGTTTGGGTGCAACAGCTGACTGTGATCTTACAAGATTAAGTCTAGGTCCAATGGAAACAAAATCAGAGCCTCCAGTGACAGATCCAGGGGAGCGGGGAACCAGTGCTGCCGGGGCCACTCTGGGGCTATTAACATAGACGGCATGATGCAGTTTGATCTTTAGCAACACTAAGTGGAATTGGGAAAACATAGTAGGGTTTATCCAGGGTATCAGGAAAGTGTCTGATGGAAATGGGACTGCCACCTGGTAGATAGAAAATTGATGGCATTTCCTGTTGGGTTTTGGTTGCAAGTAGACCTATATGAGGATTCCTCCACTCTGGAAAATGCGTCTGGCAACATCTGGTCGGAGAGACCACTCGTGAGGACTCGTAAATGATCCACTTTGGCAGTCTGTCCACTCATTCTGTGCCCTAGAAGGTAAGAGGCTTCAAGAATGAATGAACTGGCGTGCCAATATTCCAATGCCGAACTGCCTCGACACAGTGGGGAAGAGCAAGCTTTTCCCTGCCTGTTGAGGTAAAACATTGCCACTGTGTTGTCAGAGAACAGACTTTTCCACTGACAGGCTAGGCAGACAGCCTGTAGGTCCCTGATGCTGATATGTAGAGCGAGGTCCCCTTGAGGGACATAAAACCTGAGTATGGAGGGGAACAGATGAGCCGCTCACCCCAGGGCAGACATGTGCATCAGCAAAGATTGAGGGTGGACAAAGGCAACGCCTGCACAAACACTGACTGGGTTCGTTCACCAGTCTAGAGAAGTCAATACTCAAGAGGGCACATTTAGCGGAGTCCCGATGTTGAAGATTTGATGAATAAACAGAGGTCAGACATCTCTGAAGAGTCCTGAGATGTAGGCTGGCATGCTGGACTATGTATGTGCCATATGCGCCAGCGCCTCATACAGTTTTGAGCTGTTGTGGGTAAGCACTGAGATCAGCAACAAGGGATCGAACCGTTTGGAACCTTATATCGGGAAGGAAAGCTCTGACCTGAGTAGAGTCCAGCACTGCTcctatgaactctatcctctgatCTGGGCAAAGTAGCTTTTTCTAAGTTGATCAGCAGACCCAGGGTTTTACAAATTGACTACATGAGAGATAGACTGGACAGTACCTGAACCTTGGACTGGCCTCTGACTAGCCAGTCATCCAGCTCAGGGTAGACTTGTACTCTGAGCATCCTCAGAAAAGCAGCTACCACTATCATACCTTTTctgtcaagtatcaaaggggtagcggtgctagtctggatctgtaaaagcagcaaagagtcttgtggcaccttatagactaagagacgtattggagcatgagctttcctgagtgaatacccactttgtcggatgcatcaTCCgacaagtgggtattcacccacaaaagctcatgctccaatacgtcttagtctagaaggtgccacaggactcaacAAGCtgctgaaagaacaggagtacttgtggcaccttagagacaaacaaatttatttgagcataagcttttgtgggctacagcccacttcctactatattttccactgcatgcatccgatgaagatatatagatagatagacagagagatatacacacacacacacacaccatgaaacaatgggtgttaccatacccACTATAAGGGgatgatcagttaaggtgagctattatcagcaggagagaaaaagaactgtttgtagtggtaatgaaaatggcccatttccagcaactgacaagaagatgtgaggaactgggggggggggggcgaaggaggaggaagagagagagagagagagagagagaagcatggggaaatagttttactttgtgtaatggcccatccactcccagtctttattcaagcctaatttaatggtgtccaatttgcaaattaattccaattcagcagtctcttgctggagtctgtttttgaaggtttttttgttgtaatattgcgtcttttaggtctgtaatcgagtggccagggagattgaagtgttctccaacttgtttctgaatgttataattcttgacatctgatttgtgtccatttattcttttatgtagagactttccggtttggccaatgtacatggcagaggggcattgctggcacatatcacactggtagatgtgcaggtgaatgagcctctgatggtatggctgatgtgattaagtcctatgatggtatcccctgaatagatatgtgggcagagttggcaatgggctttgttgcaaggataggttcctgagttagtgtttttgtgtgtggttgctggtgagtatttgcttcaggttcgggggctgtctgtaagcaaggactggcctttctcccaagatctgtgagagtgatggatcatcccttcaggataggttgtagatccatCCTATGACTGTGTGCAGAATGCACACATGTAATCACTTGAACCACTCAGTTTGGGATACCTCCCATACAGCTCATGAGAACATGTAGTTTCTCAAAAGGCATGGTTTCAAATACATTTTAGGGAGTACTTTTGACTAAATTTTAGTCAAAGTTGCAACTAGATTCTCATACCACAGCAGAAGAGATTATTCCAAACCTTACTTGTCACTATTGTAAGCACAATTCAGATGAATAGCGCATAGCACAAATACAGCCTTTGTTTGCTTACCTATTCCCCTGTCCAGGGCGTCTCCAAAACTACGAGACATTCCCATCTCATTTCTTCCAAAGTCTCTGTCAAATCCTCCACCCATCGCACGATCCATCTCTGCAGAAAGTATTAATTTAGTAGATTTCCAGGACAACTTAGACATCCTGAAGAGAACATGTCTCTTGTAATATTTTAGCAGGTGAACTGTGAAACAAGTGTTTTTGCCATGTATTGCTTCTTTGAGATAcagacccacacacacacggaggctttttgtgtgtgtttttacacacacacacacacacacacacacacacacacacacacacactgaaatttcagatccTTGTACTTCCTTTTCCTAGTGGAGATTGGCAAGGTGTTTGGAGGACCTGTATCTATGGATTACATAGGACTAACCTAAGCTCCTGCTCTGTCCCTTAACAGAACATCAACACTCCTCTCTCAACCTATTTACAATGATGAGGAAGCCAAACCTTTTCAGGTACAACTGTAATATCACTCTATCCAGGTCCTCCCAAGAGCTAGCCAAGATTTCCTCAAAGTTAGGATTTAATATTTCAGTGTTAGAAAGTGGTCAGGAAAAGCTCTGGAAAGTTTAGGCTGTTTTATACCCCATAAGAGCAAacaagtgtttatttttaaatgtgaatcTGCAAGGGAAAGATTGATTGTGATCATTTTTGCTTCTTCATGATGAATAAAGAAAGGCTGAATCAGTTTTCAAAACTCAAGGGTTTTCCTAATTTTAATTTACATGTGAAGGCAAGGTCTTCTCCATCCCAGAAGACTAGGGAACTGAGTAAAAAGGGCTATCACAAGTGAAACCTGAGCAATTGAGAGGGGAAAGGAATTTTAATCAAGCTGGTTGGAACTGTCTGTTGGCATCTTTAACTGAAATGTTTAACAAGTGGAAAATGAGATCTTTGTTGAAGATGCATCACTCCCATTTAGACAAGAAAAGATTGAGAAAACTCCAGTTTTTTCCAGGGAGACCTACAGCAAAAGTTAAACTTGACACTGCGGTTACGGCTAGTggtaaaaacaagcaaaaaaaaataaagctttcaGGTTCTCTTTACACAATATAAAGGAAAtgtgttcttttcctttcttttgtagGTAGCCTTAAAGCATATGATGCTCCAACAGGATTACCAATCATTACTAATTCAATTAGACCAtccaaattgggggggggggggaggggggggggagggaagagttcCATGACAAGACATTCACTGAGGCTGGGGATCTATAATGTAGGAATCAGTGCCTCACCACTCATTCTGCCCATATTCATTCCAGATGGAAAGCGACCCAGGTTGTCCATGCCACCAAAAGGACCCTCCATCCCTGAAACAAAAGTATAGTATCTCTAAGATAAAGGTGACATTAAAAAGTGCATTTCAAATAAGTCACCACACTAGATCAGAATGTGTTATTCCACCTATTTACTCTTTGGTAATATTGCTAGGAATATTCTAGGAAAAGCAGCCACATGTAAAATGCCATCTCAAAACGGTACACCTTGGAGGCATAAGGGAATGTTTACAAAATTAAAACTAGCATTAACAAAGAAATTCTTTGTAACCGAACAGTTCAATTTAGTCTCAAGATGTAATAAGGCCACAAGCCCATGCTCTAACTTTTGTAAATATCCAGCAGCAGTCGTTAAGAGTCATAAGTGGTTAACATCTTGGTTTAtatttcatctgaagatctcaccCCTCAAGGAGCACAatacctattagcacaacatatGGCAATTTATTACTGCTTTAAAAACAAGCATCACTACTGACTCAGTGACTGCTTCCAAGTAAACAAATGCTTATCTGGCACTATTCTCCCTAAATTAAGATATTTCCAGGGAGATGTCAGCCTACGTAAATGTTAGCTAATACCAAAGACAGATAAAGATATATCTATATATGAAAAAGCTATTTGCATTTCAGAACTGCATGTACAGTAGCTTACCTCCCATTTTATTCATTCCAAAGCCCATGCCTTCCATTCCCATtcctcaaaataaaaaaagaaagctttATTTACAGATGgaattatacatgcatacaatCAGTCTGATGTTTGAGCTTCTCAAGTTACTTTGCAGGAATGGGGACTTAGATTTTGGTTTAAAAGCTTATACTGAGAAAAGTAGTGAATGAGCGGATCTACTAACAAGAGCTCTTTGGGGGAGTAGATGACATGGAATCCTTTCTAAAAGGACAAAGCAGCAGAAAAATCATGAGCTTACACAAATTGAAAGTTGTTAGATATGCAACTTCTCAATTGGTTCATTCACAGTAGCATGTAATGAATCCAGCATTCATTTTCCAGACAACTTAGAATTATGGATTCTAAATGGAGGTCAAATTAACAGTTACTGATGTTTGGTATCTAGTAGGAAGCCACAAATCACTTATGAATTATGACAATACTTTGAAATGTAACACCTTCAGGTATCTGACTTGGAACTTGTGTGTTCTATTTTGACAAGAAGCATTATAGCCTCAGGTGAAGTGCCACTTCCCTATTGGACATAAAAAGAAAAAGCCTGACCCAAGCACAAACAATCCCACTTCAGAATATTACCATAGAGGAACACTGATAAGAGGGAACACTGTATCAAGTAGTTTGAGGGCTAAATGTAGATTTCTGAAATCAAAAGGCTTTCCAAACTCATTAAGAAGTTTTCAACAGAAGACTACTTTGAAAGTTTAACATCCCCTTGTACTGTTTGCTCCTAGTGTACAAGAACCAGAAAATGAGATATGTACTAGACAAGGGGTTCCCAAAGCGTGGTATATGTACCACGGGTGGTATGTGAGCTTGATGTTCCAGCCATTTATTTAGAAT
Coding sequences within:
- the LOC101951024 gene encoding heterogeneous nuclear ribonucleoprotein M isoform X1, with amino-acid sequence MEESMKKAAEVLNKHSLSGRPLKVKEDPDGEHARRAMQKAMAAAGGMGIGPGPGGPGMINIPPSILNNPNIPNEIIHALQAGRLGSTVFVANLDYKVGWKKLKEVFSMAGVVVRADILEDKDGKSRGIGTVTFEQSIEAVQAISMFNGQLLFDRPMHVKMDERAFPKGDFFPPERPQQLPHGLGGIGMGLGPGGQPIDANHLNKGMGMPNMGPGGMGMEGMGFGMNKMGGMEGPFGGMDNLGRFPSGMNMGRMSEMDRAMGGGFDRDFGRNEMGMSRSFGDALDRGIGGSASIPGIERMAPGIDRLGAGIERIPSGMGHGMERVGSEIDRMGLVLDRMGSNVDRMAPGIDRMAPLGIDHIASSIDRMGPTIERMGSGIERMGSGIGFGIDRMGTAIDRVSTTMDRMGSGVDRMGSGMDRMGLSMDRMVPAGMGTGMGQVIDRMPTGLDRMGATSMDRMGLDRMGATSMDRMGLDRMGATNMERMGPTMGQGMGAGIDRMGLAMGSSFERTMDMDRGNFAGSFAGTLGGTGGPAAGVARKACQIFVRNLPFDFTWKMLKDKFNECGHVLYADIKMENGKSKGCGVVRFESPEVAERACRMMNGIQLRGREIDVRIDRNA
- the LOC101951024 gene encoding heterogeneous nuclear ribonucleoprotein M isoform X2, with protein sequence MEESMKKAAEVLNKHSLSGRPLKVKEDPDGEHARRAMQKAMAAAGGMGIGPGPGGPGMINIPPSILNNPNIPNEIIHALQAGRLGSTVFVANLDYKVGWKKLKEVFSMAGVVVRADILEDKDGKSRGIGTVTFEQSIEAVQAISMFNGQLLFDRPMHVKMDERAFPKGDFFPPERPQQLPHGLGGIGMGLGPGGQPIDANHLNKGMGMPNMGPGGMEGPFGGMDNLGRFPSGMNMGRMSEMDRAMGGGFDRDFGRNEMGMSRSFGDALDRGIGGSASIPGIERMAPGIDRLGAGIERIPSGMGHGMERVGSEIDRMGLVLDRMGSNVDRMAPGIDRMAPLGIDHIASSIDRMGPTIERMGSGIERMGSGIGFGIDRMGTAIDRVSTTMDRMGSGVDRMGSGMDRMGLSMDRMVPAGMGTGMGQVIDRMPTGLDRMGATSMDRMGLDRMGATSMDRMGLDRMGATNMERMGPTMGQGMGAGIDRMGLAMGSSFERTMDMDRGNFAGSFAGTLGGTGGPAAGVARKACQIFVRNLPFDFTWKMLKDKFNECGHVLYADIKMENGKSKGCGVVRFESPEVAERACRMMNGIQLRGREIDVRIDRNA